In Topomyia yanbarensis strain Yona2022 chromosome 2, ASM3024719v1, whole genome shotgun sequence, one DNA window encodes the following:
- the LOC131678459 gene encoding uncharacterized protein LOC131678459 yields MHSAFRRFTCFVATIFAVLIASGNSARTKVLVVEKLATCSAPNSDKYVIRLPNPLNFTSVNNKLQIYGNLTVMEVIQEPLEVVFVTNRCSLDMKTCEPFNKRTLPRICSYINEEKGSWATFFRSFEPDVRCPIKPNVYTFGNISVDLTFATIFALDGYRWQAYLKLFSSGKQKRELLCVSVQFWMKWVKRA; encoded by the exons ATGCACTCAGCATTCCGGAGATTCACCTGTTTTGTAGCAACAATTTTCGCTGTACTTATTGCAAGCGGTAACAGTGCG CGAACTAAAGTTTTAGTAGTTGAAAAACTGGCCACTTGCAGTGCTCCCAACTCCGATAAATATGTTATCAGGCTTCCAAATCCTCTCAACTTTACATCCGTGAACAACAAACTTCAAATTTATGGAAACCTAACCGTCATGGAAGTTATCCAAGAACCACTTGAG GTCGTTTTCGTCACCAACCGATGCTCTCTGGATATGAAAACGTGCGAACCTTTCAACAAGAGAACACTGCCGCGCATTTGTTCCTACATCAATGAGGAGAAAGGAAGTTGGGCCACATTTTTCCGAAGCTTCGAGCCGGATGTGCGATGTCCGATTAAACCGAATGTGTATACATTTGGGAACATATCCGTCGATTTGACGTTTGCTACGATTTTCGCCCTTGATGGGTACCGCTGGCAGGCTTATTTGAAACTGTTTTCGAGTGGAAAACAGAAACGAGAGTTATTATGTGTTTCGGTCCAATTTTGGATGAAATGGGTTAAACGAGCGTAG